Proteins encoded by one window of Thunnus thynnus chromosome 3, fThuThy2.1, whole genome shotgun sequence:
- the ntan1 gene encoding protein N-terminal asparagine amidohydrolase encodes MPLFVQKRGVDCLNSTAELFDRYPHLQENARAFRSKPLVDVDPKCLLYVQQREFAATTPADNCVSVIGSDDATTCHLVVLRHTGSGAVCLAHCDGSSTWSEVPLLVKTVTSLSNVSKEGRLELHLVGGFNDESKTSHKLSLNILAAFQKQKEDIHLETCCITEMNDIVVDETHRPVVYGIGINVKTGEVFPASFPHKGPAEELRSARTFTGGQMAEIYDSSRRLVKIGPCKWSPNLDIAFWLAQDDDTILKYLSTSPMAEPPHFVQHMKSTIQFLLQHPNSDSLFPGGQPQLYHRTERGDWERAVQS; translated from the exons TCGACAGCGGAACTGTTCGACAGATACCCACATTTACAG GAAAATGCACGAGCATTTCGTTCCAAGCCACTCGTTGACGTTGACCCAAAGTGCCTCCTGTATGTCCAACAAAGAGAGTTTGCTGCAACAACACCAGCAGACA ATTGTGTCTCAGTCATTGGATCTGATGATGCAACCACCTGCCATTTGGTCGTGTTGCGACACACCG GTAGTGGAGCTGTTTGCCTTGCTCACTGTGATGGCTCCAGCACCTGGTCTGAAGTCCCACTCCTTGTGAAAACTGTCACATCACTGAGTAACGTCAGTAAGGAGGGAAG ACTTGAGCTCCATCTTGTCGGGGGATTTAACGATGAGTCGAAGACATCCCATAAACTCAGCCTTAACATATTGG CAGCAtttcagaaacagaaagaggacaTTCATCTGGAAACATGTTGCATCACAG AAATGAATGACATTGTTGTCGATGAAACTCATAGACCTGTAGTATATGGAATAG gtataaatgttaaaacaggAGAAGTGTTCCCTGCCTCATTCCCTCATAAAGGACCTGCAGAGGAGCTGCGTTCAGCACGGACCTTCACTGGGGGACAG ATGGCTGAGATATATGACTCAAGCCGGAGACTTGTTAAAATCGGCCCTTGCAAGTGGTCTCCCAATCTGGATATTGCCTTCTGGTTGGCACAAGATGATGACACAATTTTAAAG TACCTGTCCACCTCTCCAATGGCTGAGCCGCCGCACTTCGTCCAACACATGAAGTCCACCATCCAGTTCCTTTTACAGCACCCCAACTCTGACAGTCTGTTCCCCGGCGGTCAGCCACAGCTCTACCACAGGACTGAGCGGGGTGACTGGGAGAGGGCTGTCCAGTCATAG